The following proteins are encoded in a genomic region of Thermodesulfobacteriota bacterium:
- a CDS encoding Zn-ribbon domain-containing OB-fold protein, which produces MALIERLQKTTDVTYWEGQIPMNYIYTVGRAGEKFFREIINGKLFGAKCEACELLYVPPRTYCEKCFARLEDHYVEVGTKGTVHTFTQCWETFDGIRKETPSIVAVIRIDGTQGGLVHWLGEVDFKDVYIGMPVEAVFKPKEDREGSILDIKYFKPTR; this is translated from the coding sequence ATGGCGTTGATCGAACGTCTTCAGAAGACCACGGACGTCACGTATTGGGAAGGCCAAATCCCGATGAACTATATCTACACGGTGGGCCGGGCCGGAGAGAAGTTCTTCCGGGAGATCATCAACGGAAAGCTCTTCGGGGCAAAATGCGAGGCCTGTGAGCTCCTCTACGTCCCCCCTCGAACCTATTGTGAGAAATGCTTTGCCCGGTTAGAGGACCATTATGTGGAGGTGGGGACGAAGGGGACGGTCCACACCTTCACCCAGTGCTGGGAGACCTTTGACGGCATCCGGAAAGAGACCCCCTCCATCGTCGCGGTGATCCGCATCGATGGCACCCAGGGAGGGCTCGTCCATTGGTTGGGCGAGGTCGACTTCAAGGACGTCTATATCGGCATGCCGGTCGAGGCGGTCTTCAAACCCAAAGAGGATCGCGAGGGAAGCATCCTGGACATCAAGTATTTCAAACCCACGAGATAA
- a CDS encoding helix-turn-helix domain-containing protein — translation MRSLPPSPKLRISGETDRQLKRFVQTTRIPLRLYGRDGHLYWRSRYFQSPSNFCASIRPGQTQRRICRKVQREALREALRWGEPILSKCCYVVMQMVCPILHRGRVVGSLVASPFLLIPPSELEPEELQAIHGGPSLNLRRLRSSLRGLPVLKDEEVKGVSQLLFGMADQLSDPDLGDLLKVREAQNLQGKIADQIQDLKDFDRELTPGFLSRRFYEREREIVTRIRLGDKAGAKEILYQLLAIVLIQYLENFELLKVSTLELLIILSRAAVEAGAKTEEMLGLRYGFVTELSRIRNQEELCLWIVKVLDKITDRIYQTRNARNYQRLKKAMQFIETHCNEPLTVERVAKEVFLSASRLSHIVKEELGMTLIDYLSKVRIEKAKSLLFNEELPIARIAQEVGFSDQSYFTKVFKKIVGCTPRAFRLGLQQGPFFPKSSPSAGS, via the coding sequence ATGAGATCCCTCCCACCGAGCCCTAAGCTACGGATCTCCGGCGAAACCGACCGTCAGCTCAAAAGATTCGTTCAGACCACACGGATCCCCCTGCGCCTTTATGGCCGGGACGGACATCTCTACTGGAGGTCGAGGTATTTCCAAAGCCCTTCGAATTTCTGCGCGTCGATTCGACCCGGTCAGACTCAGAGGAGGATCTGTCGGAAGGTTCAACGGGAGGCCCTTCGCGAAGCCCTCCGGTGGGGGGAGCCGATCCTCTCAAAATGCTGCTATGTGGTCATGCAAATGGTTTGCCCCATTCTCCACCGGGGGCGAGTCGTCGGCTCGCTCGTGGCCTCTCCCTTTTTGCTCATCCCTCCCTCCGAACTGGAACCTGAGGAGTTGCAGGCCATCCATGGGGGACCCTCCCTCAACCTTCGACGCCTCCGATCTTCCCTTAGGGGCCTTCCGGTCCTGAAGGACGAAGAGGTGAAGGGGGTCTCTCAACTGCTTTTCGGAATGGCCGATCAGCTTTCCGATCCCGACCTTGGCGATCTGCTCAAGGTGAGGGAAGCCCAGAATCTTCAAGGGAAGATTGCCGATCAGATCCAGGATCTGAAGGATTTCGATCGGGAACTCACCCCGGGTTTCCTGAGCAGACGGTTCTATGAACGGGAAAGGGAAATTGTCACCAGAATCCGGTTGGGCGATAAGGCTGGAGCCAAGGAGATCCTCTATCAGCTCCTGGCCATCGTCCTGATCCAGTACCTCGAAAATTTCGAGCTCCTCAAGGTTTCCACCCTCGAACTCCTCATCATCCTCTCTCGGGCCGCCGTGGAAGCAGGTGCAAAGACGGAGGAGATGCTCGGTTTACGGTATGGGTTTGTCACGGAGCTTTCGAGGATTCGGAACCAGGAGGAGCTCTGTCTGTGGATCGTCAAAGTCCTCGACAAGATCACCGACCGGATCTACCAGACGCGAAATGCGAGAAATTACCAGCGGTTGAAAAAGGCGATGCAATTTATCGAGACCCACTGTAACGAGCCCCTCACCGTGGAACGGGTCGCCAAAGAGGTCTTTCTCAGCGCCTCCCGCTTAAGCCACATCGTCAAGGAGGAGCTGGGGATGACCCTCATCGATTACCTCTCGAAGGTGAGGATCGAGAAGGCCAAGAGCCTTCTCTTCAATGAGGAGCTGCCAATCGCCCGGATCGCCCAGGAGGTGGGGTTTTCAGACCAGAGTTATTTCACCAAGGTCTTCAAGAAGATCGTGGGCTGTACGCCCCGGGCCTTTCGGCTCGGCCTCCAACAGGGACCCTTTTTCCCCAAATCGTCCCCTTCTGCTGGGTCTTAA
- a CDS encoding cobalamin B12-binding domain-containing protein gives MPRKIRVLIAKPGLDGHDRGAKVIARALRDAGMEVIYTGIRQTPEQIANAAIQEGVDIVGLSSLSGAHMSLFPKVVQLLKEKGAEDIHVFGGGIIPVDDIPRLKEVGIREIFLPGTSTEEIIHYIRENVKTT, from the coding sequence ATGCCCCGAAAAATTAGAGTCCTCATCGCAAAACCCGGATTGGATGGCCACGACAGGGGGGCCAAGGTCATCGCCCGGGCCCTCCGGGATGCGGGCATGGAAGTGATCTATACCGGGATACGTCAGACTCCGGAACAGATCGCCAATGCCGCCATCCAGGAAGGGGTCGACATCGTCGGTCTCTCGAGCCTCTCGGGGGCCCACATGAGCCTCTTCCCGAAGGTGGTTCAACTCCTCAAAGAGAAGGGGGCGGAAGATATTCACGTCTTCGGAGGAGGGATCATCCCCGTGGATGACATCCCTCGTCTCAAGGAGGTCGGGATTCGTGAAATCTTCTTGCCGGGGACCTCGACCGAGGAGATCATTCACTACATCCGGGAGAATGTAAAAACCACCTGA
- the meaB gene encoding methylmalonyl Co-A mutase-associated GTPase MeaB: protein MSLVQRILQGDIRAASRLMRDIDDRIPSATDALKELYPRTGRAYVIGITGPPGSGKSTIVDKMVDIFRKEGKTVGIVAVDPTSPFTGGAILGDRIRMQRHATDEGVFIRSLATRGSLGGLSRSTQDIVNVMDAMGKDIILVETVGVGQDEVDIVNTAHTSIVVLIPGLGDDIQAIKAGIIEIGDLFVINKCEREGADKMERDLRMVLEMGRKREDGWDPPIFKTEAILGKGIFELVYGIYRHRQALEQGQGLEKKQKERAKTLFLEVLESEVMTRFMEKIQSDPRWENLLEALAHRRLDPYSLAETMIAEELRSP, encoded by the coding sequence ATGAGTCTGGTCCAACGGATCCTCCAGGGAGATATTCGGGCGGCCTCCCGATTGATGCGGGACATCGATGATCGAATCCCCTCGGCGACGGACGCCCTGAAAGAGCTTTATCCGAGGACCGGGAGGGCCTATGTCATCGGGATCACGGGGCCACCGGGCTCCGGGAAATCGACCATCGTCGATAAGATGGTCGACATCTTCCGGAAGGAGGGAAAGACGGTCGGCATCGTGGCGGTCGACCCCACCAGCCCCTTTACCGGAGGGGCGATCCTCGGCGACCGGATCCGGATGCAGCGCCATGCGACGGATGAAGGCGTCTTCATTCGCTCCTTGGCCACCCGGGGTTCTCTCGGCGGTCTCTCCCGATCCACCCAGGACATCGTTAACGTCATGGATGCCATGGGAAAGGACATCATCCTCGTCGAGACCGTGGGCGTGGGGCAGGACGAAGTCGACATCGTCAACACGGCCCATACCTCGATCGTCGTCCTCATCCCAGGCCTGGGAGACGATATCCAGGCGATCAAGGCGGGGATCATCGAGATCGGAGATCTCTTCGTGATCAACAAGTGTGAACGCGAAGGGGCGGACAAGATGGAGCGGGACCTCCGGATGGTGCTCGAGATGGGGCGGAAGCGAGAGGACGGGTGGGACCCTCCCATCTTCAAAACCGAGGCGATCCTCGGGAAGGGGATCTTCGAACTGGTCTATGGCATTTACCGCCACAGGCAGGCTCTGGAACAGGGCCAGGGCCTCGAAAAGAAGCAAAAGGAAAGGGCCAAGACCCTCTTCTTGGAGGTTCTCGAGTCAGAGGTGATGACCCGGTTTATGGAGAAGATCCAATCCGATCCCCGATGGGAAAACCTCCTCGAAGCATTGGCCCATCGACGCCTCGATCCCTATTCCCTGGCCGAGACGATGATCGCCGAAGAACTCCGGAGTCCTTAA
- a CDS encoding acyl-CoA dehydrogenase family protein — MALDFDLTEEQQMLRKMVRNFAEKEIAPVAQELDEKEEFSYHLTKRMGELGLFGPFVSEEYGGSNVGYISYIIAVEEIARIDGSQAATLAAGNSLGIAPIYYYGNEEQKQRWLPDLCAGKALASFGLTEPNAGSDAGASKTTAVLQGDYWVLNGSKIFITNSTTEISKVCTVQAVTGKRPDGRPEISCILVPNGTPGFTTKTMHGKMVWRASNTGELYFTDCKVPKENLLGKRGDGFHQMLATLDGGRLSIAAMGLGGAQGAFELALKYASEREQFGRPIGTFQVNAFKLADMATEIELGRLLLYKACWLCEQHRPFGKEAAMAKLYCSEMYHRVAYQAVQLHGGYGLMKEYGVERHYRNQKLLDIGEGTSEVQRIVIARHIGVPGRAL; from the coding sequence ATGGCACTCGACTTTGACCTGACCGAAGAGCAACAGATGCTTCGAAAAATGGTCCGCAATTTTGCGGAAAAAGAGATCGCTCCGGTGGCTCAGGAGCTCGATGAGAAAGAAGAGTTCTCCTACCACCTGACCAAGCGGATGGGGGAACTCGGCCTGTTCGGTCCCTTCGTTTCGGAGGAGTATGGGGGAAGCAATGTGGGGTACATCTCCTATATCATCGCGGTCGAAGAGATCGCCCGGATCGACGGGTCTCAGGCCGCCACCCTCGCCGCGGGGAATTCTCTCGGCATCGCTCCCATCTATTACTATGGGAACGAAGAACAGAAACAGAGGTGGCTTCCGGACCTCTGCGCGGGCAAGGCCCTTGCCTCCTTCGGCTTGACCGAGCCCAATGCCGGTTCCGATGCCGGGGCCTCCAAGACCACCGCCGTCCTCCAAGGAGACTACTGGGTGCTCAACGGATCGAAGATCTTCATCACCAATTCGACGACCGAGATCAGCAAGGTCTGTACGGTGCAAGCGGTCACCGGAAAACGCCCCGATGGCCGGCCCGAGATCTCCTGCATCCTCGTGCCGAACGGAACGCCGGGATTCACCACCAAGACCATGCACGGAAAGATGGTCTGGCGGGCCTCCAACACCGGCGAACTCTACTTCACCGATTGTAAGGTCCCCAAAGAGAACCTGTTGGGAAAACGGGGGGACGGATTTCACCAGATGCTGGCCACCCTGGACGGAGGAAGGCTCAGCATTGCGGCCATGGGACTGGGTGGGGCCCAGGGCGCCTTCGAGCTGGCCCTCAAATATGCCTCCGAGCGGGAGCAATTCGGCCGGCCCATCGGCACCTTTCAGGTCAACGCCTTCAAGCTCGCGGACATGGCCACGGAGATCGAGCTGGGAAGATTGCTCCTCTACAAGGCCTGCTGGCTCTGCGAACAGCATCGACCCTTCGGAAAGGAAGCGGCCATGGCCAAATTATATTGTTCCGAAATGTATCACCGCGTGGCCTATCAGGCCGTCCAGCTCCACGGAGGGTACGGGTTGATGAAGGAATATGGGGTGGAGCGTCACTACCGGAACCAGAAACTTCTCGATATCGGAGAGGGGACATCGGAAGTCCAGCGAATCGTCATCGCCAGACACATCGGCGTTCCGGGAAGGGCCCTCTAA
- the mce gene encoding methylmalonyl-CoA epimerase, translating into MLKKIDHIAIAVHNLEEAARFYQEVMGLTLSGVEVVTAQKTRVGFFKIGESNIELVQPTEPDSPLVKFLETKGQGIHHICFEVDDVESEVKAFLERGATMVDQKPRPGAHDSKVAFVHPKSTGGVLIELCEHPKGH; encoded by the coding sequence ATGCTGAAAAAAATCGACCACATCGCCATCGCCGTCCACAACCTCGAAGAGGCCGCCAGGTTCTATCAAGAGGTGATGGGCCTCACCCTTTCGGGAGTGGAGGTGGTCACCGCTCAGAAGACCCGAGTGGGTTTTTTTAAGATCGGAGAGTCCAACATCGAACTGGTCCAACCCACCGAACCCGATTCCCCCCTGGTAAAGTTCTTAGAGACGAAAGGCCAGGGGATTCACCATATCTGCTTCGAAGTGGATGATGTAGAATCGGAAGTGAAGGCGTTCCTCGAAAGGGGGGCGACCATGGTGGATCAAAAACCCCGGCCTGGAGCCCACGACTCCAAGGTGGCCTTCGTCCATCCCAAGTCGACGGGCGGGGTACTGATCGAACTCTGCGAGCATCCCAAAGGGCATTAA
- a CDS encoding acyl-CoA carboxylase subunit beta produces MRSIEAIRKELERRRAEALLGGGQEKIDKQHKEGKLTARERLDLLLDPGTFVELDKFVTHRCTDFGMEKKKFWGDGVVTGYGKIHGRLVFVFSQDFTVFGGALGMAFAEKICKIMDLAMKTGAPIIGLNDSGGARIQEGVESLAGYAYIFLRNVLASGVVPQISAIMGPCAGGAVYSPAITDFILMTKKTSYLHITGPDVIRAALGKTETPDGKPITSELLGGAQVHMEKSGVAHFAGENDEDTIRLIKELLSFLPQNNREKPPVIECTDDPNRMEESLKTVVPEDSKKAYDMKKIILGTVDHGYFLEVQKDWAKNIVVGFARYNGMPVGIVANQPNWLAGSLDPDSSVKAARFVRFCDCFNIPLVTFVDVPGFLPGIDMEARGIIRHGAKLLYAYCEATVPKVTIITRKGYGGAYDVMSSKHIRGDINYCYPTAEIAVMGAEGAVNIIFRNEIKESSNPEETRKRLVEEYQMKFASPYKAAELGYVDEIIEPEETRPKIIQALDILKTKVDTNPWRKHGNIPL; encoded by the coding sequence ATGCGATCCATCGAAGCCATCCGAAAAGAGTTGGAGAGGAGAAGGGCCGAAGCCCTCTTGGGAGGGGGACAGGAGAAGATCGATAAGCAGCACAAAGAGGGGAAGCTGACTGCTCGGGAGCGACTGGACCTCCTCCTCGATCCAGGGACCTTCGTCGAACTGGACAAGTTCGTCACTCACCGGTGCACCGATTTCGGGATGGAGAAGAAGAAATTCTGGGGCGATGGCGTGGTCACCGGTTACGGGAAGATCCACGGTCGTCTCGTCTTTGTCTTTTCTCAAGACTTCACCGTCTTCGGCGGTGCCCTCGGGATGGCCTTCGCCGAAAAGATCTGCAAGATCATGGATCTTGCCATGAAGACCGGCGCCCCCATCATCGGGCTTAACGACTCGGGGGGGGCGAGAATCCAGGAGGGGGTAGAAAGTTTGGCCGGTTATGCCTACATCTTCCTTCGAAACGTCCTGGCCTCCGGCGTGGTGCCCCAGATCTCCGCGATCATGGGCCCTTGCGCCGGAGGAGCGGTCTATTCTCCTGCCATCACGGACTTCATCTTGATGACCAAGAAGACCAGTTACCTCCACATCACCGGCCCGGACGTGATCCGGGCTGCCCTCGGAAAGACCGAGACGCCCGATGGCAAACCGATCACCTCCGAGCTCCTCGGAGGGGCACAGGTTCATATGGAGAAAAGCGGCGTGGCCCACTTCGCCGGGGAGAACGACGAGGACACGATCCGGCTGATCAAGGAGCTCCTCAGCTTCCTGCCCCAGAACAACCGGGAAAAACCTCCGGTCATCGAATGTACCGATGATCCCAACCGGATGGAGGAGTCGCTCAAGACCGTCGTCCCTGAAGACTCTAAGAAGGCCTACGACATGAAGAAGATCATCTTGGGGACGGTGGATCACGGATATTTCCTCGAGGTCCAGAAAGATTGGGCCAAGAACATCGTCGTCGGTTTCGCCCGTTACAACGGGATGCCGGTGGGGATCGTGGCCAATCAGCCCAACTGGCTGGCCGGGTCCCTCGACCCCGACTCCTCGGTCAAGGCCGCCCGGTTCGTCCGGTTCTGCGACTGCTTCAACATCCCCTTGGTCACCTTCGTGGATGTCCCGGGATTTCTGCCGGGGATCGATATGGAGGCAAGGGGGATCATCCGCCACGGAGCCAAACTGCTCTACGCCTATTGCGAGGCGACGGTCCCCAAGGTCACGATCATCACCCGAAAAGGCTACGGGGGGGCCTACGACGTCATGTCCTCCAAACACATCCGGGGGGATATCAACTATTGCTATCCCACCGCGGAGATCGCCGTCATGGGCGCCGAGGGAGCGGTCAACATCATCTTCCGGAACGAGATCAAAGAATCCAGCAACCCCGAAGAGACCCGCAAGAGACTGGTCGAGGAATACCAGATGAAATTTGCCAGTCCTTACAAAGCGGCCGAATTGGGATATGTCGATGAGATCATCGAACCGGAGGAGACCCGTCCCAAGATCATCCAGGCCCTCGACATCCTAAAAACCAAGGTCGATACGAACCCTTGGCGGAAGCACGGTAACATCCCCCTTTAA
- a CDS encoding corrinoid protein codes for MAVEKRLAALQQAVVSRDGKAVRELTEGLVRDQVDLFRILNQGLIPGMLEASERFRRGDFFIPELLMSSRALQFGLNVIRPLLQERKNHKMAKVVIGTVKFDLHDIGKNLVVILLEGNGFEVIDLGVDVPPERFIRAIERHEAKILAMSSLLTSTMSWMKFTIERLHASGLIKQVKTLVGGAPVTPIFAKNIGADGYCREATSAPAMVRQLLNIDDHEIPPTEP; via the coding sequence ATGGCCGTTGAAAAGCGGTTGGCGGCCCTTCAACAGGCCGTGGTCTCCAGGGATGGCAAGGCGGTCCGGGAACTCACTGAGGGGCTGGTCCGTGATCAAGTGGATCTCTTCCGAATTCTGAATCAAGGGCTCATCCCCGGCATGCTCGAGGCCAGCGAGCGGTTCCGGAGGGGGGATTTCTTCATTCCGGAACTCCTGATGTCCTCCAGGGCCCTCCAATTCGGGTTAAATGTGATTCGGCCCTTGCTTCAGGAGCGAAAGAACCACAAGATGGCCAAGGTCGTCATCGGAACGGTGAAATTCGATCTTCACGATATCGGGAAGAACCTGGTGGTCATCCTCCTCGAGGGGAATGGCTTTGAGGTGATCGATCTCGGCGTGGATGTTCCTCCCGAGCGGTTTATCCGGGCGATCGAAAGGCATGAGGCTAAGATCTTGGCCATGTCCTCCCTGCTGACCTCCACCATGAGCTGGATGAAGTTCACCATCGAACGCCTCCATGCCTCTGGCTTAATCAAACAGGTGAAGACCCTGGTAGGAGGAGCTCCGGTCACCCCGATCTTTGCCAAGAACATCGGAGCGGATGGGTACTGTCGGGAGGCCACCTCCGCCCCGGCGATGGTGAGGCAGCTCCTGAATATCGACGATCATGAGATCCCTCCCACCGAGCCCTAA
- a CDS encoding DUF1638 domain-containing protein, with product MEREFRRFQDGKTEFVFLDYGLHRTPEQMGQAIQREIEKVSSQPYEGIVLGYGLCSNGIVGVSSTFHPLIIPKVHDCISLFLGSVESYQRQSKEHPGTYYLTPGWIEKGQTPISKYESYEKAYGKETARWVLNEEMKHYTRIVFIDTGVYPPDPYRAVARQNAEFLGISFEELKGSPDLFRKLVQGPWDRDFLLIRPHQTVEQEMFFDL from the coding sequence ATGGAAAGGGAGTTCAGGCGGTTCCAGGACGGGAAAACGGAGTTTGTCTTTTTGGACTACGGGTTGCACCGGACCCCTGAGCAGATGGGGCAGGCCATTCAACGGGAGATCGAGAAGGTTTCCTCTCAGCCCTATGAGGGGATCGTCCTGGGGTACGGGCTCTGTAGCAACGGGATCGTAGGGGTGTCATCGACCTTCCACCCGCTCATCATCCCCAAGGTGCACGATTGTATCTCCCTCTTTCTCGGGTCGGTAGAATCTTACCAGCGCCAGTCGAAGGAGCATCCGGGGACCTATTATCTCACCCCGGGCTGGATCGAGAAGGGTCAGACCCCTATTTCAAAATATGAGTCCTATGAGAAGGCTTACGGGAAGGAGACGGCCCGGTGGGTCCTGAACGAGGAGATGAAACATTATACCCGGATCGTCTTCATCGATACGGGAGTCTATCCCCCAGACCCTTATCGGGCGGTGGCCAGGCAGAACGCTGAATTTTTGGGGATTTCTTTCGAAGAGCTCAAGGGCTCTCCCGATCTCTTTCGGAAGTTGGTCCAGGGGCCATGGGACCGGGATTTCCTTCTGATCCGTCCTCATCAGACCGTCGAACAAGAGATGTTTTTTGACCTATGA
- a CDS encoding methylmalonyl-CoA mutase family protein, which produces MSKNIREEMERWEKTTLQKAVSKAPERQPSFQTTSHIELKRLYTPLDLGELDYCRDLGFPGEYPFTRGVQPTMYRGRLWTMRQYAGFATAEETNKRYKYLLEQGQTGLSVAFDLPTQIGYDSDHPLAEGEVGKVGVAIDTLKDMEILFDGIPLDQVSTSMTINATAAILLAMYIAVAEKQGVPSHVLQGTIQNDILKEYSARGTYIYPPLESMRIVTDIFAFCKEHVPRWNTISISGYHMREAGCTAVQEVAFTLADGIAYVEAAIRAGLDVDSFASRLAFFFCCHNNFIEEVAKFRAARRLWARIMKERFKAKRDESCMLRFHTQTAGCTLTAQQPENNVVRVAFQALAAVLGGTQSLHTNSKDEAYALPTEEAVRIALRTQQIIAYESGVAEMIDPLGGSYAVESLTHEIERKAQEYIDKIDAMGGAIKAIESGFIQEEIAESAYQYQKEIETKKRIIVGLNQFQIEEEPLRDILKIDPEIERYQKEKLARVKGERDQARVRETLGALKKAAQGTENIVPRILEAVKAYATLGEISDVLREVFGEYRER; this is translated from the coding sequence ATGTCCAAAAACATACGCGAAGAGATGGAGCGTTGGGAGAAGACGACCCTCCAGAAAGCGGTGTCCAAAGCCCCGGAGCGTCAACCCTCCTTCCAGACCACCTCCCATATCGAACTTAAACGGCTTTACACCCCCCTCGATCTCGGAGAGCTCGATTACTGCAGAGACCTGGGCTTCCCGGGTGAATATCCCTTCACCCGGGGCGTCCAGCCCACGATGTATCGGGGTCGCCTCTGGACGATGAGGCAGTATGCCGGGTTCGCCACGGCGGAGGAGACCAACAAACGATATAAATATCTCCTCGAACAGGGACAGACCGGTTTGAGCGTCGCCTTCGACCTCCCCACCCAGATCGGCTATGACTCCGACCATCCCCTTGCGGAGGGAGAGGTGGGCAAGGTCGGGGTGGCCATCGACACCCTAAAAGACATGGAGATCCTCTTCGACGGCATTCCCCTCGATCAAGTCTCCACCTCCATGACCATCAATGCGACCGCTGCCATCCTGCTTGCCATGTATATTGCCGTGGCGGAAAAACAGGGGGTCCCAAGCCATGTTCTTCAGGGAACGATTCAGAACGACATCTTAAAGGAGTATTCGGCCAGGGGGACCTACATCTACCCACCCCTCGAATCGATGCGGATCGTGACCGACATCTTCGCCTTCTGTAAGGAGCACGTCCCGCGATGGAACACCATCAGCATCAGCGGCTACCACATGCGGGAGGCCGGCTGCACGGCGGTCCAGGAGGTGGCCTTTACGCTTGCCGACGGCATCGCTTATGTGGAGGCCGCCATACGGGCTGGCCTGGATGTGGACTCCTTTGCCTCCAGGCTCGCCTTCTTTTTCTGTTGCCATAACAATTTCATCGAAGAGGTGGCCAAATTTCGGGCCGCTCGAAGGCTCTGGGCCAGGATCATGAAGGAACGGTTCAAGGCCAAGAGGGATGAATCGTGTATGCTTCGATTCCATACGCAGACCGCCGGATGCACCCTCACCGCCCAGCAACCCGAGAACAATGTCGTCCGGGTGGCCTTCCAGGCCCTTGCCGCGGTCTTGGGAGGGACCCAATCCCTTCACACGAATTCCAAAGACGAAGCCTATGCCCTTCCCACGGAGGAGGCCGTGAGGATCGCCCTGAGGACCCAACAGATCATCGCCTACGAAAGCGGCGTGGCAGAGATGATCGATCCCCTCGGGGGGTCCTATGCGGTGGAATCCCTCACCCACGAGATCGAAAGAAAGGCCCAGGAATACATCGACAAGATCGACGCCATGGGAGGGGCCATCAAGGCGATCGAATCGGGCTTCATCCAGGAGGAGATCGCCGAGAGCGCTTATCAGTATCAGAAAGAAATCGAAACCAAAAAACGGATCATCGTGGGGCTGAACCAATTCCAGATCGAAGAAGAGCCTCTCAGGGACATCCTGAAAATCGACCCCGAGATCGAACGGTACCAGAAAGAGAAACTGGCCAGGGTCAAAGGGGAGCGAGATCAGGCCAGGGTGAGGGAAACCTTGGGCGCCTTGAAAAAGGCGGCTCAAGGGACTGAAAACATCGTCCCCCGGATCCTTGAGGCCGTGAAAGCCTACGCCACGCTGGGAGAGATCTCGGACGTCCTGAGGGAGGTGTTCGGGGAGTACCGGGAACGGTAA
- a CDS encoding Zn-ribbon domain-containing OB-fold protein has protein sequence MEITDKMVAHTATKLTAEEILGGKVLSVKWEPKLKYAWDNGPAIGRYLAELKNGRIIAKKCDKCHRIMLPPRMFCELCWVPTGEWVYVQDTGVVNAWIIGYVDWKAARLDIKGGVRPITQSIIEIDGASKGMGILHLLNEVDPWKIYRGMKVKAVWKPPEERIGAITDIKYFKPIE, from the coding sequence ATGGAGATCACGGATAAAATGGTAGCTCACACGGCCACGAAATTGACCGCTGAGGAGATCCTTGGAGGAAAAGTCCTCTCGGTAAAATGGGAGCCCAAATTGAAATATGCCTGGGACAACGGCCCGGCCATCGGCCGGTATCTCGCGGAGCTCAAAAACGGAAGGATCATCGCCAAGAAATGCGACAAATGCCACCGGATCATGCTCCCGCCGAGGATGTTCTGCGAACTCTGCTGGGTCCCGACCGGCGAATGGGTCTACGTCCAGGATACAGGGGTGGTCAATGCCTGGATCATCGGCTACGTCGACTGGAAGGCGGCCCGCCTCGACATCAAGGGAGGGGTCCGTCCCATCACCCAGAGCATCATCGAAATCGACGGGGCCTCCAAGGGGATGGGCATCCTCCATCTCTTAAACGAGGTCGATCCGTGGAAGATCTATCGGGGCATGAAGGTGAAAGCGGTCTGGAAACCGCCGGAGGAGCGGATCGGGGCCATCACCGATATCAAATATTTCAAACCCATCGAATAA